A genome region from Carya illinoinensis cultivar Pawnee chromosome 2, C.illinoinensisPawnee_v1, whole genome shotgun sequence includes the following:
- the LOC122301400 gene encoding uncharacterized protein LOC122301400: MKYTKIKHLSHPHHDLMLIDSPQEPYQCDGCKELGFKQCYQCEDCNFHLHEECAMPDSSAFHRLFRECDFRFYENVPGNRARYCDACGKDVLGFVYQCLHKEARDLHPCCMKLQRTLISDGVKLHLRAKVRSKCLKCGSKEISKGFRGWSYESACGRYCYHVACVKDLVIENWRKGYFDGHYDVNDQIYSNMAIQIKVPNETIVQQSEGSSYRPKKASKYWKTAKLALKLIISAIFGDPISVFAALIESLVSN, translated from the coding sequence ATGAAGTATACCAAGATTAAGCATTTGAGCCACCCACACCATGATTTGATGCTAATCGATTCCCCCCAAGAACCGTACCAGTGCGATGGATGCAAAGAATTGGGTTTTAAACAATGCTACCAATGCGAAGACTGCAATTTCCATCTACACGAAGAATGCGCGATGCCCGACTCCTCTGCTTTCCACCGATTATTCCGTGAATGTGACTTCAGATTTTATGAAAACGTGCCAGGAAATAGGGCTAGATACTGTGATGCTTGTGGGAAGGATGTGCTAGGGTTTGTTTACCAATGTTTGCATAAGGAAGCTCGTGACCTACACCCATGTTGCATGAAGCTTCAACGCACCTTGATTAGTGATGGGGTGAAACTGCATCTCCGTGCCAAGGTCCGCTCAAAATGCCTGAAATGTGGAAGTAAGGAAATTTCTAAAGGTTTCAGGGGCTGGTCCTATGAATCTGCCTGTGGCAGATATTGCTATCATGTAGCATGTGTGAAGGACTTGGTCATTGAGAATTGGAGGAAGGGTTATTTTGATGGCCATTATGATGTGAATGATCAGATATATAGTAACATGGCCATTCAAATTAAAGTTCCGAACGAGACCATAGTACAACAAAGTGAAGGAAGCTCATACAGACCAAAGAAAGCTAGCAAATATTGGAAGACAGCGAAATTGGCTCTCAAACTCATTATTTCAGCTATCTTTGGAGATCCAATTTCTGTGTTTGCTGCTTTGATCGAATCGTTAGTTTCCAActga